In the Salvia splendens isolate huo1 chromosome 16, SspV2, whole genome shotgun sequence genome, tgacaagtagatcattgagatcatctacttgtaggcattccttgtggaatctcgtcataaagtcgctgatcttttcgtcgcgaccttgacgtatagaaagcagctgagccgaagtgattcgggcttccgctttctgaaagaacctcctgtggaaagcatccattagatctcggtaagatctaatgctgccttgggggaggctatcgaaccaccttcttgcgttcccgataagcagctcgggaaacagcttgcacatatggacctcattgagaccctggttcgccatgttatactgatagcgtcccaggaagtcatgaggattcactaacccgtcataagtcatcgacggagttcggtagttctgtggcaagggagttcgggtgatatcgtccgagaacggagtcttcaatgctccgtacatggcgaacccgacatctcttcggtatggaggagatggagttctcctgtgattccggtaccgaggaggaacaggaacatgtcggggttgaggattcttcttcctggaagacacggcactactgcggtagtgactttcatgtctggatgaggagggagaatccaccgttttcgtctccggcttttggcccttttgcaggaaaattaagaactcttcctgcttctcggccaaaaacaacttgacagcctcgttcaaatcgggctgctgggaagactcggtgcgatgagtctttgagcggcttgttccttctccgtgagaactggaagtagatttctcccgaggctgttttccagacctgtgggctggactagcttcctcatggttatcacgaacggtattatgggtgttacgtgatctggtatgcattttttttttcttttggggtggaaaaagggtcaaaaattcgctttatcacaaatttggttctctgtttcccacagacggcgccagtgatggctgggcgaattttcgatggtaacaaatgcgggtaaaaaatatagatcacgacacaaggaattacgtggttcgatttactgaggtaaatctacgtccacgggaagaaaggagggcaagattgtattgcttgatctggtttacagcttacaaatagagacttgctatatgatatttgatgtctagagagctctctttttccagtctatctgatctaagttctatttatacattgaactaagatcgtggcttgcatcaccactaactaggtcgtggcttacatcatcactaattaggtcgtggcttacatcatcactaattaggtcgtggcttacatcatcactaattaggtcgtggatgtcgtggaggtcatgagatcctgcatgggtccactatctctttgtttggtccgctatcctgcatgagatcctgcatgagttgacaccactaaatagatcgtgtagtggaggtcgtggaggttctgcatgagtccactatctcccagttcggtcgaataatgagaccgaactgctgaactattgccgagcagcttttgccgatctgagagtagagcttgattggtcggcttttaccgagctgtaggctggggccgaactctttggtaatgccgaactgatactcttccttgggctttgggctgatgggccgtcactgctattgggcttgtttagtacgtaccccatcaatgtACATATTTAGATATCCACAATTTTACAAATTATGGTGTTAATTCAATACATAGCATGTTTATTGGCGGGCTAATCCCAGCTGGTTTTAGGATAGTCCTACCCGATTTAGAGGTTAATCGGGTGTGGACTAATTGAACTGAATTTTTTAACGAGTTAAAGAATTTCAATCATAATTTAAACGTTCGGGTTTCAAGCTAGCATAGCGAGCTTAATCGGGTTgctaataataaaattaacatgtgaGTAATCCAAGAAGTAAGACACTCTTATTGTGGAGGTCAGGTTCTTGGGCTAAAAAGGATGGTGTCTAGAGTTTCCATTTATACAAGAGCAAATATATGAGGTGTTGAGCCGGGTTAGAAGATGGACTGACATCAAGCATAAGGCTAAGGTTACAATCAAATACCACTAAAGAGGTTTTGTCTTGCCCTCGGTTTGTTGTAAGCTTTTTTAGCCTTGCTTGCTTGGTGGTTAGATGCTTGTGGTGTGAGCTTTGAGCGTGATTGTTTTTGCTTTTGGTTTAGCGTTATCTTGTTGGTCGTGGCAGGTTTATACTTTTGTTGGAGTGTTGTTGTTGGACTCTTGCTCGTCATCTTTGGTTTGAGCCTTTTATGCATAAAAAAACATGTGAGTAATCTGAAGCACAATAATGAAAATTAgtcatatttataaaatataaaacattaatatattgtgaatatttttaggCATATGATTAAACTCTAACATGAATAAATACTAATGATGATTGTATTAAAATGACAACCATATTTAAAATTACACCATATCACCAATGAGGTTCCTTAGATTTAGGAGCAGATTCAATCTTAGTCGTCACGTGGCAGACTTGAGTATAAAATAGTTAGTGGAGAAAATGTAAAGTAAGTGATAACATAATGTAGATAGGACTTGTCTTCACAATATTATATCTCTTACTTGACATTAtcaccactttaactattttataTCTATCTGTtgcatagtagtagagtcatatattttttttattttaagcgttctatagtaatagagtcattttcttttttaatcaaAAGTAACACATTTTCCCCCTCTTactcctctctctcttactttattatttttacttttcctctctcctacttcattatcttttaattaatacattacacacctTTTGTCAATCTCCATGTAAAAAAGAAATGTCCCCCTACTATGACGGAAGAAGTATTATATTTCCAAAATGTGTGCAAACAAAAATATATCGCTTATGGTGAGACATACACTGACACATCATATTCTTCATCTATTCCATCTTTTATTATTCTATTTCTTGTTAAGATATAGGGAATTTTTGTAAGAACAGACACTTTGAGAAATatatatttcaataatattCATATTACTCACGCAACATATATTTCTTGAATCAACAATATTCTTATTACACACGCTTCATTAGCTTATCGAACAGTATGCATTTCTTCCACTGAACAATATAAtactttataataaaatgtttgCATCCTATTATTGTAGGTGCAATAAAGGTACACTAAATACTTATTCAAATCATATTTTCACATCAAACTGACTTCTTAACTGTAAATCCATTTCCGACCCAGGCAATGTATCCCCCACCCATGTTGAGCACATGCTTGAATTCCTGTAATgtacaaataataatatataaaaacaaaaattctacattgattaaaaaaaatagcttCATAGATGTATTTAaccaaaaaatcgaaaaatacaaattacaagAAAAAGGATTAATTAAACTTATTAATTAAACTTACTGCATCAAGAAGATCTGTAGTTGCATACACAGACCTAACCCCACTTTGGCAACCCTGTATatgtttaaaaaatttaataagataaaaataataacacTACAAAGAATTAAATTTACTAATTGATATACCACAACAAGATTGTCTTCCTTTCCCAAAATTGCCATAACCTGTTCCAGGAACTTGGGATTTTTTACCCTGCCTGATCAAAAGCCctcaaatattaaattaaatttcaaaaaaaaatcaagataaCATAAATTgggttataattttatttaatacaatttgaaaaaaatatgtcCACCTTCTGGAGTAGTAAACATATATGGAATGTTCAAAGCATTCTCTAAGTGGCCTTTCTTGAATTCTTCTTCAGTCCTGAttaaatatagtatataaaatttcaaatcaaaacaaaaattttaattgaattaagaTGTGACTGATTATTTTGTAGTTGATCCAAATTTAATTTCTTACCTAACATCAAGATAGCGGTGGCCAAGAGTGAGCAAATCTTTAGTTGCCTGAATATCCACAGTGATAACTTCACTTCCAACGCtgacaaaaattttaaaaaaaaatacacgcACTGCAAGGTGAGAAGACACATTAGAAAActgatttgtgtgtgtgtgtgtgtgtgtgtatttgtaTGCATATAAGAACCTTTTCTTGATGATATCCATGAAAATGCAAGAAGGTATTTGAAATTTCCAGCTGATAAAATGAAGCAATGGAGATAGAGTTTTTGGTTgcgttttatatactactactatatgatGTTAATTATAATAGTGGGGATTTGGGGTGTGACTCTACCTTtcacttaattaattagtgaGAGATGAATTAGATGCCATATATATATGCCAACCTGTTaagtactaatttaatagtaCAACATTTGTTTTATTAGAATTGGAAATGAGTGATGATGGGGGGATTATAAGTATAGATTCAACACCTCAATTATTGGAACTCTTAATTTAAGACAAAAAATTTATgcttattaaattaattttattttttaactcaTTTTATTGAATATGATTGCCTGGTTATAATAAGTTCACTAAACAATTGAATACGAGCTATTCAATCGCAATCAAATGCATCTTTGGTTAATGAGGAATTTTATTATTCTGTGCCCATAATTTTCAATAAAAACGTAAGGACAAAATGGTATGAATCATTTCAGACTCAGAGGAAAAAAAGATAAGAATGTCAGAACAATTTATGTGAGTGATATTTGAGCCAACAAGAACAACacaaagagaaagaagaagaccATATATATCGATTTTTTAAACAAATTATAGGGACATTCATGAATTCAGTTGTTTGTATTCGTCAGATCTTGATATTGTTCAATTTGTCGagcaaaaatattactccatccgtgaAGATGACCTCTTTCTTGGAttacacgagattttatgtagttttattttctgtattaggtggagaaaataaaatactaagaAGGATGAAAGAAAATAGAGGTAtatgaatttctatttttagtaatagatCATCTTGGATGAGACTTACTAAAAGGGAAAGTAAGTCATCTTcagtggaacggagggagtactattttaatttGGAGCAAACATTATTTGATGTTCATTTTAATTGAAGTGCCAAATACATTAGACAATTCGCAATCCATCTTACTTTTTTGCATGATTGTTTATACAGCAGTAGGGCTAAAAGGAGGCTTTTAACAATATaatatgaaattttatgaaaGGTTAAACCTATCAATCAAATTACAATGTTAGTAATTGTTTCAAGTGCATTATAAACTTTTCAATTTATCAATTACATTTTGCATCAATTTTATGGGTAATTGTACTTAGGAAAAAATGGTAGAATATTATATTCTTATATACAATATAATTTTGTTaagtataataatatattatccTGATCATATGTCATGCATCATGTCACACGTCAACTATTATAGACTAAAAATTCCGATGATAAATTGATACTACTACGTACAATTGAGTAAATTGtgataaaatcaataaattccAAATTTATAATAAGCAAAAAATAGTTCAGCCACCCTATATTAATTCTTGAACAATAACTTAAACTATATATTAATGCAAaataatgaaagaaaaaaaactacatATTAATTAGATGTAATTTTTAAtgcataaaattcaattaaaactcTGCGATACTAATACCAAATAATGTAAAAAGAAACTCAGTATGCAAAGAAATAGTCCGCCCAAAGATGATAGATTCCAACTACAAATCCGATTGCATCAATGTCAGATATTAATAGcatgaaaaagaaaaactagTTTTCTTTAAATGTAATTTGCAAGTTAATGCATAGAAACATAAGTACTTTACTAGACACTAAGCAGTGGATTCTAATGTCAGTTTAAAAATCATGGAAAGTAATAATAAATTGATCCTCCACAATTTCAGATTCAAAATTTGTAAAGTAGTGATTATAATTACATTTTTCTCATTCAAATAATACTAAGCTATAATGTGACTTGTTATAATTTCGGTTCGAATATAAATAGATTCATATGTTATTCACtaaaacatttaattcagtGAAAATGTAATTTTTACGTTGGagttaaataattttcttttaaataagtcAAAAAAAGTAAGAATGTAAAGAAATTTGAaccattaatttattattattattattattattattattattgaaagTAAGTATACTTTTTTAATCGTGAaagctaaaaaaataaaagaatgaaaCAAGACATGAAAATTGCCATATGTGATATAACTTGTCTattctaaacaaaaaaaaatgtaaaataatatattaacatatttttttctataaatagtGAATTTTAATGCAAACTTTTAGTACATAACCTACTGCTGACCTGGTCATGAAATAGATACAGTATTGTagcaataatttaataaaaaataaaaaaaaatagttgtgCAGTTCATTGATTTCCCACATCAAACTTTCTTGAGCTCAAATCTCTGTATTTGTTTGTATAAATTTTGATGGTTGATGAAAGGGCCGATATTGCCTTGTGCCACCCTTTTGTACAACACCCCATGATGCCAATTTTTAATGCTGAAGATGTCATGGTGACTATTCAAACAGATCCATTATGATTGTATGAgttaaagattcaatttttattgaTGGAAAGTAAGGAGGAAAGATCTTTGGCAAGGATACCCACCTGGACTGTGGCCACTGTTATCACCTTTTTGGTTTCCATTAGCTTTTTGCTTCATACAGGTTTGAAGAAGTTTGGGGTGGTAAGTAGTATTCATTTCCAACTCTTTATTTTTCTGTGTTTGTGACAATGGTGGATTTTTAATGGATTCTTAAATTTTTGACTAgcactattattattgaatGTATTCTTGTGTGTAGTGGTTGGATAGGACTAAAAGGAAGCATCTTCTTGCTGCCTTGGACAAGATCAGAGAAGGTGCTCTTTTGTGGCATATTAGTAGTAGTCTTTTTGATGTTCTTGTGTTTTGGTGTCATGAACTGCTTCTTTTGTGTGAACCAGAGTTAATGCTATTTGGGCTACTCTCAGTGTTGATGACTCCTTGGATTGCGTTTATCGCCAAAATTTGCATCAAGCCGTCTACATTGATGAGCAGCCGCTTCTATCCATGTTCTCTTAAATCTGCACAGCAAGAAGCTCTTGACAGACATACTGTTGCTTTTAGGCCTGGTCGTTTTAATTCCTCGATTTCACGCTTGTTGTTGGAAGACCTGGATTATGACTATTGCCCCAAGGTACGACGATAGTTTGTTGTTGGATATCTTCCTTGCTTTATGTGGTGTTATATGGCTTAGTGTATTCATTCGTCACGATTATTTAAGGTTTTCGGTGTTTAACGTTGTGATCGGTCTGATAGTGAGTTTGCTTCCCTCGTTGAATGTTAAACTGAATATGTTGTGATCATACAAAAGACTCTCAATTTAAGAAACCATACTAGAATCATGTTCAGATGAATGTTTCCAATCTCTAAATCAAATGCCGAAGGGAGGCGCTCATAATCCACCTCTTTCTCCTAGGATCGTGAACCGTTCACTTCATCCGAGAGCCTTGAGCAGCTCCGTCGGTTCTTGTTCGTTTTGGGCGTTACTCATGTCTCGTACAGTTTCTTAGCCATCGCACTAGCCATGATCAAGGTCGGTATTTCATCTCCACATTAAATCTCGACATATTACTTTGGACCGCATGTGCAAAATTTGTTGTTCTGGATGCAGATATATAGTTGGAGAACATGGGAAAATAATGCCAAGAAATTCGCTCTTCGAGGCCTGATAACTGAGGATACATCTGCTGGTAGTTGATATGATACTGTTATATTTCTAGCGAAATTTATATCCATAACTGATGGAATTCTTTCCTTGCAATATTCAAGTTGATACTGAAGATGTCGGAACAGATGGCGAGCCAATAAGGCGCCTATCGAGTTTTATTGCTCATCACACATCTCATCCTTGGAGTCGGAACAGACTTCTCGTTTGGCTGGTATGAAAACACAAACTCTCACGATTGACAAAACCGTCCGTCTACCAATGAATTCGTGTGCTTTGTTTCAGCTTTGTTTCAGTCGCCAGTTCTGGAGTTCGATAAACCAAGCTGACTATATGGCACTGCGACTCGGCTTCATTACCGTAAGTTGTTAAATTCTCTTGTCAATTGTTGTAACATAGTTTAAATGAACTGGTGTTCACAAAGGGAATTAATGTATAAGTTTTCGTTTCGTTGTTTTGGCTTTTATCTTTGCAGACTCATCAATTACCGTTCACTTACGACTTCCATAATTACATGCTTCGGAGCATGGAGGAAGAGTTTCGAGATATTGTAGGCATTAGGTACTAGAATAATTTAAAATGCTGCAATGACTCGTTCGTCTGTAGAGCGTATAACATTTCCTCCCATCGTTTGCAGCATCCCGCTCTGGATTTTCGCTATCACATGCATTGCTCTGGGATTTCATGGTAAGATCCTTTTACTCTTAATAGACTAAATATTGTTTATGAATCTGCAGTAAAGCAATTTACATGTATTCTTGTGATCAATTGTGCTCTTATGTTACTATTCTAATGTGTATCGTTCTCTGGCATCAGGAACAAATGTGTACTTCTGGATCTCTTTCTTTCCAATCATTGTAAGTTTgcgactttttttttttgcgaACCTTCCTCATGTATCAATAGCTTACGCTATGCTTAAGCAGTTGATCCTTCTACTGGGCACAAAGCTACACCAAATAGTTGTAAAGCTGGCCGTTGAAATCATGGAGCCAAGCCAATGGATAGAAATCCAGACGTTCAATCTAAGGGACGAGCTCTTCTGGTTTGGCAAGCCCAGGCTGCTTCTTCGGTTGATACAATTCATATCATTTCAGGTTAGGTTACATTACTAGGATTTAGATTCAAAAGACTATAGGTgtgcgttatattgctaactatttaaaaatgtcaacacggtgacattaaaatgtcaacacagtatattgaagttcaacaaaataatgtgttgacatttttaatacactgcgttgatgagttaccggagttagcaacttaaataTTTAGCAATTGATAACACCCCAAAGACTATAAGTATTCTAGGTAACAATGCTTTTTTTTTCAGAATGCATTCGAGATGACAACATATATATGGTCATTGGTAAGGCTTGATCTTCGTAAACAAGTTTAGAATGTTAGGATggtactccccccgtcccataaagtttgtcatatttttccatttccgtccgtcccacaaaatttgtcacatttcactttttactattttggtagtggaccttaTATTCTACTAATCcatttccactcacattttattataaaactatataaaagtaggacctgcattacactaattttttcaactcacttttcattacattttcttaaaacttgtaccCGGTCAAAGTGTAACAAAATTTTTGGAACGGAGGGACTATAACGGATTGTGATAGTAACACATCATTTGTGTTTGGTGTCTAGTGGGAGATAAGGGCAGCATCATGCTACACCGAAGATCATGCATTGCTAGCAATTCGATTGACATTTGGGTATGTTTCCAGTTTTGGATTTTGTGTAAAGATGGAGTCTAAAGGGAATTTTTGCGCAGAGTGGTGTCGCAGTTCTGGTGTAGCTTCATCACTTTCCCTCTCTATGTCATTGTGGCTCAGGTACAACTCGGCCCTTGCATCCATTTTCATCGCATCTCCGATTTTTTGTTACAAGACATGCACGCCACCTTGTTGCGTTGCAGATGGGGTCCAAGTTCAAGAAGACCATTGTGTCCGCCAATGTGAGGCAATCGCTTCATGGATGGCGAAGGAAGGTGAAGGCTAGGCACAAACTCTGTCCCGGTCCCAACAAGCTATCCTTTAACGACACTAGAAACTCCACTGGAAGCATAGAAAGGAGCGCCAACATGCCCGAACACAGCTTGGATTCTGATCAAAATGGCTCCTTGAGGCGTTCTCGGGAGAACGAGCTGCCTACATCCAACGAGGAGCTTCAAGATCTTGTGCATTCTGATCCAGAGCCGGAAGTATGATATGTTGTGGATTGAAACGGATGATCAAGTAACCAATGGCCAAGACTGctgggtttggtgccccttgcacaatgaaagtcaaacaaacaccaatgcgataaaattacttcttctcggattgggttaaaagtggattgtagagtttattgtacacgagcaattctatccgtggaACATGCTCGAACTGTGCTTTTCAGTATATCAATCCTAACAGGCATAGGGCAGCAGGAGTAGGCCTGAAAACCATTAAGAAACCGTCgttctttaaatttttttattatttttttaaaatcttatttcttccaatttttctCCTGTAAATACCCACTTCCGCATCATTTCTACTCACTCCATTCTTGTGTTGACAAGGATTTCTCTTCTCTATCTCAAAATTTCTATTCTCTACATCTATATTCTCCCAATTTTTCTCCTGTAAATACCCACTTCCGCATCATTTCTACTCACTCCATTCTTGTGTTGACAAGGATTTCTCTTCTCTATCTCAAATTTTCTATTCTCTACGTCTATTCTCTCCAatttgctcaagttgtttacttgTTAACTTGTTCTTGTGCTCATTATTTATCATACTTGATAGTTAATAATATTACTTTCGCTTGGCAATAtttcttcttctcgtggtggttAATATGCAAATGTAGTTATATAATTGTATCTGTATATTGAGCATTGCGCATTGCAGATACGTAGGCTTTAATTTTCCAATGCAATTGGGCATTGCGGATACGTAAGAAACTCAActtgatttttaaatttaaattgagTTCAAGTCTTTTTTCTTTAATCTATTTATTTTCGTTTGTTTCAACTTTAAAGttaatatgcaaatacaattgtATAATTGTATTTATATATACTCTAGTCAGTGATGAAGACTTCTCTATAAGACTATATCCGAGAGACTTGACAATTCGAccataattgttgattgttagactaaattcaacatttaaagttgaatttgCTAAAGGTATCCTCAATTTAATCATCTAGAAACATCTCCTTCGTCGACTAAGAGTGCATactatatacttcctccgttccaccACAAGTGATAGAGTTCTTTTGGACAagggatttaagaaaatgatatatattgaattaaaatgaagagaataaagtatgagagagaaaagtaagagagatagagagagaataaagtagaatgAGAGAATAAAAGTAacagagagggaataaagtaagagaaaagtgaagttttgttttttgttaaaaagagaaatttatcacttgtggtgggacggaggagtatatacttataaatttattgttcaagacttcatttttttgtaatttgtaataacCTCGTTATAGACTCGTTGAAATTTACATTCaactatatttaaatttattgttcaaagACTTCTTCAACTTGAAGtcttttgtaaattgtaaataGCAATCATTGTAAGCTGTAACTTGTATAATTGTACTGTAGTCTTGTTAAAATTAGCATTCAAGCTAATAAAATTGCAATTGTCatctttattaatttgtttgaattttatcATGCACTTTTATTTGTATAGTTAATTAAAGTCTCAAAATTTCAAGtgacaacaaaaaaaaactctggaaccgccgaaccgtccACAAACCGACGGTTTTTGAACCATGGACATTTCTAAAAGAAACCGACAGTTTTGAACCATAGACATGTGTAACGAGCTCTTTGATGCGCGTGCTTTGAAATGAGAATAAAAAATAGATCGCAGACGGATAAGCAGACCGACTGGACCCAACTGATCCGGCAAACTCCCTAGATTTATCTGCGTGTCGTCGGACGCGCAATACTAAGCTACcatcaaaaccttaacccacaatgtACTAAAACCTAGCAcatggaagtaaggatcgaatcCCACAAGGATGGaggtgtgaagtgtgtgttcgTGACATTTTGGAAGGTTttagctgctgccacgcaactaaGTGAGTTAAGTTTTACCTACTTGACTTGGAAGACTGAACAGTGAATCTATCTAACTGATCAACTAGATGGGAAACGTACGGAATCATGCATGAATGACTAAACACGaaacaaatatttaaatctGAAATAAAGTAACTAAGAACACCTGCAACTAAAAGATCATGCTCAAACCTTTCCTAAAATAGGCATACAAAGTGCAAAAGTAAGTGGCGACCTGTTTCCTAAACTGGTTGAGTTGACAGAATAGCAGTAAAAGTAAAAAGCATAAATCAAGTTTCAAATCTAATATTTAACTACCTcctacttcatcttcttcaaacaTCCAAGTAAAAACAGAGCAAGAACAGAGCATGGAGACACCATAGACACAGAAAAACAGAGCATGCTGTAGACAAAATGTAAACGAAAAATCTAAGCTAAGAACTACTGGATCTACGCTAACTGATCAACTAGAACGACGAACAAGCATAAACAAGCCATAATCATGTAGATTCAAAATAGAACAGACTAGATCTGCGAATTCAAACACTAACTAGCATGGATCTACAAAATCAGACGTTAAACAAGCTAGATCTAACAGATCCTAACAACTACCAATTACGAAAAACATCCAACAAACATAAACCAAACTCAACGTCATGAGATCCAACAAGAACTTCAACATAAATTAGATCTAAGGTCCTAAACAActaccaattgcgaaaagcatccaatgAAACTGAAACAAAGCTCAACATCACAAGATCCAACAAAAACTTCCATAACTTCAGATTCAAAACCAGATTCGAAACTCCAAAGACAAGATCCAAAACTAACAACGAAATGACTACAAGATTCAACAACTACGATGTTCAAACACTAGAAATACTTGAGAAAATGAAACCAAACGATGCAAAACAGGAATATAAAGATTGTATCTTCGCTCATAGGAGCGGTGGAACACGATGAAATGATTGAAACGACCGCAACTGAGATGTTTCCCCCTCCGAGCTGGGAGGCAGAGAGCTTGAAACTGGAGTTGGAGTGGACTTGCAGTTAAGGACTCTATCTAAGAACTACTGTGTGGAATGGTGAGCTGTGTGAGGCTCCAAAGAGACTGCCTTCATTCTCCATGTTGCTCCCTATTTATAGGACGACCTGATGCTCCAGTCCCTAGGGTATGCCTTCCTTGACTTGAcatttgtacccttaaaataaAGGGTATTTTGAATTATCTCTCCTCTGTCCTACTCCTTGCACTGCCTTCTCCTTCTGATAATTCTCCTTGATCAATTAGACGACTTTTCGGCATTTTCACTCCATTTCTGCTCAATCTACGTCTGCTCGGTCAGTTTACACGATCTACTTGATCCAGCAATAACATGCACACTTAAACTCGAAGTTTGTATATTATCTCCCCAACAAGCATGTAAAACACCCAAAAA is a window encoding:
- the LOC121771049 gene encoding thiosulfate sulfurtransferase 18-like, with the translated sequence MDIIKKSVGSEVITVDIQATKDLLTLGHRYLDVRTEEEFKKGHLENALNIPYMFTTPEGRVKNPKFLEQVMAILGKEDNLVVGCQSGVRSVYATTDLLDAEFKHVLNMGGGYIAWVGNGFTVKKSV
- the LOC121770395 gene encoding MLO-like protein 4; its protein translation is MESKEERSLARIPTWTVATVITFLVSISFLLHTGLKKFGVWLDRTKRKHLLAALDKIREELMLFGLLSVLMTPWIAFIAKICIKPSTLMSSRFYPCSLKSAQQEALDRHTVAFRPGRFNSSISRLLLEDLDYDYCPKDREPFTSSESLEQLRRFLFVLGVTHVSYSFLAIALAMIKIYSWRTWENNAKKFALRGLITEDTSAVDTEDVGTDGEPIRRLSSFIAHHTSHPWSRNRLLVWLLCFSRQFWSSINQADYMALRLGFITTHQLPFTYDFHNYMLRSMEEEFRDIVGISIPLWIFAITCIALGFHGTNVYFWISFFPIILILLLGTKLHQIVVKLAVEIMEPSQWIEIQTFNLRDELFWFGKPRLLLRLIQFISFQNAFEMTTYIWSLWEIRAASCYTEDHALLAIRLTFGVVSQFWCSFITFPLYVIVAQMGSKFKKTIVSANVRQSLHGWRRKVKARHKLCPGPNKLSFNDTRNSTGSIERSANMPEHSLDSDQNGSLRRSRENELPTSNEELQDLVHSDPEPEV